Proteins from a single region of Aureibacter tunicatorum:
- a CDS encoding NAD(P)-binding domain-containing protein, with amino-acid sequence MMKSINKLPVAIIGAGPVGLAAAAHLAKNNMPFMLFEAGNSVGTNFLSWGHVRVFSPWKYNIDKVARELLLANGWKAPEDDHIASGKEIVNEYFGPLASLPMIASHIRFNAKVVSIGRKGVDKMKTRGREEKPFSIKVNENGKVSYYEAKAVIDSSGTWNQPNPVGSGGVFAEGEQELSEHIFYGIPNVKQSALERYKDKNVVVVGGGHSAINALLDLSEVQERYPDTELNWVLRKADVSMVYGGQQADALEARGALGIRIEKLVKSGKLNIHTPFHILKISKTTEGIKVEGELNGKEHVISGVDEIISNTGSRPDLDMIREVRVDLDSSLESVFDLAELIDPNIHSCGTVRPHGEKELRHPEKDFYIVGSKSYGRAPTFLMATGYEQVRSIVAYLKGDVDAAERVELDLPQTGVCSSNLGSKKIADGSGLACCGTANTEEKTILKASCC; translated from the coding sequence ATGATGAAAAGCATTAATAAATTACCAGTAGCTATCATTGGCGCCGGGCCGGTTGGTTTGGCTGCGGCTGCACACTTGGCTAAGAATAATATGCCTTTTATGCTATTTGAGGCAGGTAATTCAGTGGGAACGAATTTCCTTTCTTGGGGGCATGTGAGAGTTTTTTCTCCTTGGAAATACAATATTGACAAAGTAGCAAGAGAATTGTTGTTGGCAAATGGATGGAAAGCGCCTGAAGATGATCATATCGCAAGCGGAAAAGAAATCGTAAATGAGTATTTTGGACCTTTGGCATCTTTGCCAATGATAGCTTCACACATTCGATTCAATGCCAAGGTTGTTTCTATTGGAAGAAAAGGCGTTGATAAAATGAAAACTAGAGGCAGAGAAGAAAAGCCTTTTTCCATTAAGGTGAATGAAAATGGCAAAGTCAGTTACTATGAAGCAAAAGCTGTAATAGATTCTTCTGGCACATGGAATCAACCTAATCCAGTTGGTTCTGGCGGAGTATTTGCGGAAGGGGAACAAGAATTGAGCGAGCATATTTTTTATGGTATTCCAAATGTCAAACAGTCGGCTTTGGAAAGGTATAAGGATAAGAATGTAGTTGTGGTCGGAGGAGGACATTCGGCGATTAATGCACTGCTTGATTTATCGGAGGTGCAAGAGAGGTATCCCGATACAGAATTAAACTGGGTGTTAAGAAAAGCTGATGTTTCGATGGTGTACGGAGGTCAACAGGCCGATGCATTAGAGGCGAGGGGAGCTTTGGGGATTCGAATAGAAAAATTGGTGAAAAGTGGAAAGTTGAATATACACACTCCTTTTCACATCTTGAAAATTTCGAAAACGACTGAAGGAATAAAAGTAGAAGGAGAACTGAACGGTAAAGAACATGTGATATCTGGTGTCGATGAAATTATTAGCAATACCGGTTCTAGACCTGATTTGGATATGATTCGAGAAGTTAGAGTGGATTTAGATTCATCTTTGGAGTCAGTATTTGACTTGGCTGAATTAATTGACCCTAATATACATAGTTGTGGTACGGTTCGACCTCATGGAGAAAAAGAATTAAGACATCCTGAAAAGGATTTTTATATAGTTGGATCTAAAAGTTACGGAAGAGCGCCTACGTTCTTGATGGCAACGGGCTATGAGCAAGTTCGTTCTATCGTCGCGTATTTGAAAGGCGATGTGGATGCAGCGGAACGAGTAGAATTGGATTTGCCTCAAACAGGTGTTTGCAGTTCCAATTTGGGGAGCAAAAAGATTGCGGATGGTTCTGGATTGGCTTGTTGCGGGACCGCTAATACAGAAGAAAAAACCATTTTAAAAGCTAGCTGTTGTTAA
- a CDS encoding tRNA(His) guanylyltransferase Thg1 family protein, which yields MKFDDLDKTLRIYETSHDFCVPPNIYMVARIDGRGFTRLTKESHPFERPFDERFRDMMIETVKHLMTCGFKVIYGFTESDEISLLFDMKEDAFSRKLRKYNSILAGEASAKFSVMLGNIGAFDCRISQLPREQDVIDYFRWRNEDAHRNALNAHSYWMLRNKGQSAAHASKQIEGKSTAYKNELLFENGINFNELPSWQKRGIGFFWHEIEKTGWNPLKKEEVNAIRKEIKIDFEIPKGEAYNRFIKEILANNK from the coding sequence ATGAAATTTGACGACCTAGATAAAACACTAAGAATATATGAAACTTCCCATGACTTTTGCGTTCCGCCTAATATTTATATGGTCGCAAGAATCGATGGACGAGGCTTTACCCGCTTGACCAAAGAGTCTCACCCTTTTGAAAGGCCTTTTGACGAAAGATTCAGAGACATGATGATCGAAACGGTGAAACACTTGATGACTTGTGGATTCAAAGTAATTTATGGCTTTACTGAAAGCGATGAAATCTCATTGTTATTCGATATGAAAGAAGATGCCTTTTCCAGAAAGTTGAGAAAATACAACTCAATTTTAGCCGGAGAAGCCAGCGCCAAATTCTCAGTGATGCTTGGCAATATTGGAGCATTCGACTGTCGCATATCTCAACTCCCCAGAGAACAAGATGTAATCGATTATTTCAGATGGAGAAACGAAGACGCTCATCGCAATGCCTTAAACGCGCACTCCTATTGGATGTTGAGAAACAAGGGGCAGTCTGCCGCACATGCATCCAAACAAATCGAAGGCAAGTCCACAGCATATAAAAATGAATTGCTTTTTGAAAATGGCATTAACTTCAATGAGTTGCCTAGTTGGCAAAAAAGAGGAATCGGATTTTTCTGGCATGAAATAGAAAAAACAGGTTGGAATCCTCTGAAAAAAGAAGAAGTCAATGCAATAAGAAAAGAAATCAAAATCGACTTTGAAATTCCGAAAGGCGAAGCTTACAATCGATTCATAAAAGAAATATTAGCCAACAACAAATAA
- the lodB gene encoding lysine-epsilon-oxidase maturase LodB yields the protein MEKDVIVIGGGPSGAALSLSLLTHSSLSVGLIDRSDFMDTKIGEHVSSSIFDFLKHLSMDKADFSADCFLPAYESVAYWGDDLPRSVHTIDTFESASYQINREQFDLRLLEEVAERGGDIFPRTTLASADQQSDHSWLLSLKHAEHGAFELKCKYLIDASGRKAPFGRKIGLSPNRLDQLVGVGTFFENQGENAESRGQLIETVEHGWWYSASLPNNLRVVTLFTDSDIVSAMKLNTREQWNALLNETKHIKYEVHQHAMQEAKPWVRDAGTYFHAESSPVNFAAIGDAAISFDPISSMGIGFALSSACHVAYLIASHEDSSQGVLDISQYQKDLQEHFNKYLDVRNKYYEREKRWSDSLFWQRRQQKQEAIQEPLEAISNL from the coding sequence ATGGAAAAAGATGTTATTGTCATAGGAGGGGGGCCGTCAGGGGCCGCCCTCTCTCTTAGTTTATTGACGCATAGCTCCCTGTCGGTTGGGTTGATCGATCGATCCGATTTCATGGATACTAAAATCGGAGAGCATGTTTCTTCCAGTATTTTTGATTTTTTGAAACACCTGTCGATGGACAAGGCGGATTTTTCAGCGGACTGTTTCTTGCCGGCTTATGAAAGCGTTGCCTATTGGGGCGATGATCTGCCAAGGTCGGTGCATACGATTGATACTTTTGAAAGCGCCTCTTATCAAATCAACCGGGAGCAGTTTGACCTGAGATTGTTGGAGGAAGTGGCTGAAAGAGGAGGAGATATCTTTCCAAGAACAACATTGGCAAGCGCGGATCAACAATCAGATCATTCGTGGCTGTTGTCATTGAAGCATGCGGAGCATGGAGCATTTGAATTGAAATGCAAATATTTGATAGACGCCTCAGGCCGTAAAGCTCCTTTTGGACGCAAGATTGGACTTTCGCCTAATCGACTGGATCAATTGGTGGGCGTCGGTACTTTTTTTGAAAATCAAGGTGAAAACGCTGAGAGTCGTGGACAGCTCATCGAAACTGTCGAGCATGGCTGGTGGTATAGCGCGAGTTTGCCGAATAACTTGAGAGTCGTTACGCTTTTTACCGATTCGGATATAGTTTCAGCTATGAAATTAAATACTAGAGAGCAGTGGAACGCTCTTTTGAATGAGACAAAACATATAAAGTACGAAGTGCATCAACATGCCATGCAAGAGGCCAAACCTTGGGTTAGAGACGCGGGCACTTATTTTCATGCTGAAAGCTCTCCGGTTAATTTCGCGGCTATTGGAGATGCGGCTATTTCATTTGATCCGATTTCTTCCATGGGAATAGGCTTTGCCTTGTCGTCGGCATGCCACGTCGCTTATTTGATTGCCAGCCATGAAGATTCGTCGCAAGGTGTATTGGACATCTCGCAATATCAGAAAGATTTGCAAGAGCATTTTAACAAGTATCTTGACGTTCGGAATAAATATTATGAGCGGGAGAAAAGGTGGAGCGATTCCTTGTTTTGGCAACGAAGGCAACAGAAACAAGAGGCGATTCAGGAGCCATTGGAAGCGATATCGAATTTGTAA
- a CDS encoding class I SAM-dependent methyltransferase — translation MDENTKNKLGVKEDKPNDWFETLYSNSNQEGEGVPWANMAPHPFFKDWIDKYPLDGQGKKALVIGCGMGDDSIELESHGFEVTAFDVSESAIELCKKRFPQSKVEFVQADLIQGVPAWKHRFDFVLEIFTIQALPPKYEKTLIGNISDFVAEQGKLVVITEIRKEERSYENGPPWLLNYEYIKSFEGHGLKLIEQTKNLEAEMGEEIHLSIFQKN, via the coding sequence ATGGACGAGAATACAAAAAATAAATTAGGCGTGAAGGAAGATAAACCGAATGATTGGTTTGAAACGCTTTATTCCAACTCCAACCAAGAAGGCGAAGGTGTTCCTTGGGCCAATATGGCTCCGCATCCTTTCTTCAAAGATTGGATAGACAAATACCCTCTTGATGGACAAGGGAAAAAAGCGCTTGTCATTGGTTGCGGAATGGGAGACGACTCCATTGAGCTTGAATCTCATGGATTTGAAGTGACGGCATTTGATGTTTCCGAAAGCGCTATTGAGCTTTGCAAAAAAAGATTTCCGCAATCCAAGGTTGAATTTGTTCAGGCAGACTTGATTCAAGGCGTTCCTGCTTGGAAACACCGATTCGACTTTGTCTTGGAGATTTTCACTATCCAAGCGCTTCCTCCCAAGTATGAGAAAACATTGATTGGCAATATTTCGGACTTTGTCGCTGAACAAGGAAAGCTGGTTGTGATCACAGAAATACGAAAAGAAGAAAGAAGTTACGAAAACGGACCTCCTTGGTTATTGAATTACGAGTATATCAAATCATTTGAAGGACATGGATTGAAACTCATCGAGCAAACAAAAAATCTGGAAGCCGAAATGGGCGAAGAGATTCACCTTTCAATTTTCCAAAAAAACTAA
- a CDS encoding energy transducer TonB — MNNACYLDGNGGIECTSSGNILFCHVDSKPKLRVYDNDLTEYFSKKLKLNKKYHEHHGRVFINLTIDKKGKVTNPNILYGISNDINKSCYEKVKNMPKWKPGIHKNKHVNVTLILIFHFSNGELLKVKSH, encoded by the coding sequence ATGAATAACGCTTGTTATCTTGATGGAAATGGAGGCATTGAATGTACTTCAAGCGGAAATATTTTATTCTGTCATGTGGATTCCAAACCAAAATTAAGAGTTTATGATAATGACTTAACAGAATATTTTTCAAAAAAATTAAAGTTAAATAAGAAATATCACGAACATCATGGCAGAGTATTTATCAACTTGACTATTGACAAAAAAGGCAAGGTCACAAATCCTAACATACTTTATGGCATTTCAAATGATATAAATAAATCTTGCTATGAAAAAGTGAAAAACATGCCTAAATGGAAGCCAGGCATCCATAAAAATAAACACGTAAATGTGACATTAATATTAATATTTCACTTTTCAAATGGTGAGCTATTAAAGGTAAAAAGCCATTGA
- the sigZ gene encoding RNA polymerase sigma factor SigZ encodes MKESQIQELYNPLFLYVRKRINNQEDAEDLTQEVFLKLSKSDSDKVDSLKSWVYTIAKNTITDYYRKKKLQTEVIEDNTFVDEYNENNVVEELGGCIAAYLDKLPDDYRELMKLSEIEGVPQKEIAKQLGLNYVTVRSKIQRGRKKLKNIFSDCCTVSQGGKGSIMSYEEKSNCSSNADDGVC; translated from the coding sequence ATGAAGGAGTCGCAAATACAAGAACTATATAATCCGTTATTTTTATATGTTAGAAAGCGAATTAATAATCAGGAGGATGCGGAAGACTTGACACAAGAAGTATTTTTAAAACTCTCGAAGTCAGACAGTGATAAAGTCGATAGCCTTAAAAGCTGGGTTTACACTATTGCCAAAAATACCATTACCGATTATTATAGAAAAAAGAAGCTTCAAACAGAAGTAATAGAAGATAATACATTTGTAGATGAATATAATGAGAATAATGTGGTAGAGGAGTTGGGGGGATGTATTGCCGCTTATTTGGACAAACTGCCGGATGATTACCGCGAGCTTATGAAGTTGTCTGAAATAGAAGGAGTGCCTCAAAAAGAAATCGCCAAGCAATTAGGACTGAATTATGTCACTGTCCGTTCGAAAATACAACGCGGAAGAAAAAAGCTGAAAAACATATTCTCAGATTGTTGCACAGTGTCTCAAGGAGGAAAAGGAAGCATAATGAGTTATGAAGAGAAAAGCAATTGTTCCAGTAATGCGGACGATGGTGTTTGCTAG
- a CDS encoding thioredoxin family protein — MKKYLSFIFILLFAFADYTFAIDFNDITINEKLFQELKTKAKSENKLIFIYFSSSFCGPCKKMEKYILPNDSINTFYEDKFILAKVHVNLKNIKKCKVLKDYEINSFPHFLILNFNGKIIHKAIGYHDIDSFIELGNQALSENDNFMSWKKRIRNGELDYGLITNYLRSINPHSLEAKEILKGYYNTQPSDLLSSSQNWELTCNYITDQHSIPFCHLINNINLYKKKHGEFDVNTKLFDVYFDSIGGLYDLNPIDQKIQDNINNSDIEMAKVALTFKSLLLTIFSENPDLGKFVREADCLVSKYYKYLNSGTIQIWTEKITEYAEKNNDKKALELAQKWTSIIRQNKDSI; from the coding sequence ATGAAAAAATACTTGTCCTTCATTTTTATACTACTATTCGCTTTCGCAGATTACACTTTTGCAATTGATTTTAATGACATAACAATTAATGAAAAATTGTTTCAAGAACTCAAAACGAAGGCGAAATCTGAAAACAAGCTAATATTCATTTATTTTTCCAGCTCTTTTTGCGGTCCTTGTAAAAAAATGGAAAAATATATACTCCCAAACGATAGCATTAATACATTTTATGAAGACAAATTCATCTTAGCCAAGGTGCATGTGAACCTGAAGAACATTAAGAAATGTAAAGTGCTAAAAGATTACGAGATCAATTCCTTTCCCCATTTTCTTATCCTGAACTTCAATGGAAAAATCATTCACAAAGCAATTGGCTACCACGACATTGACAGTTTCATAGAACTTGGAAATCAAGCACTCAGCGAAAATGATAATTTTATGAGTTGGAAAAAGAGAATTCGAAATGGAGAACTTGATTATGGACTTATAACAAATTATCTACGAAGCATCAATCCTCATTCTCTAGAAGCAAAGGAAATCCTTAAAGGATATTATAATACTCAACCTTCTGACCTGTTAAGCTCTTCTCAAAATTGGGAACTTACTTGCAATTACATCACAGATCAACACTCGATTCCATTCTGCCATTTAATCAACAACATAAACCTGTATAAGAAAAAACATGGAGAATTCGACGTAAATACTAAGCTTTTTGATGTCTATTTTGACTCAATAGGTGGATTGTATGATCTTAATCCTATCGATCAAAAAATTCAGGATAACATTAACAACTCCGATATTGAAATGGCTAAAGTAGCATTGACTTTCAAAAGCTTATTGCTAACGATTTTTAGTGAGAATCCTGATCTAGGCAAATTTGTAAGAGAAGCCGACTGCTTAGTAAGCAAATATTATAAATACTTGAACTCTGGAACAATACAAATTTGGACTGAAAAAATCACCGAATACGCTGAAAAAAATAATGATAAAAAAGCGCTTGAACTTGCTCAAAAATGGACTTCCATCATCCGCCAAAACAAGGACAGTATTTAA
- a CDS encoding Crp/Fnr family transcriptional regulator: MDNINAKALDILLKNGEKAIVNKNEMLLETNKICRHVYFINKGILRTFYYDQKGNNISHWFSSEGDSLTILSSLIKEEPSHYGIQALEDCEIIMLNKKILERIQSESPEFNRFLQDYLIDAAINIADRLVDIQIRSAKERYDKLLETHPDILQRVNLGHIASYLGITQQSLSRIRSQH; the protein is encoded by the coding sequence ATGGACAATATTAATGCAAAAGCGCTAGACATCTTATTGAAAAATGGAGAGAAAGCCATTGTCAATAAAAACGAAATGCTATTGGAAACTAACAAAATATGCAGGCATGTATATTTTATCAACAAAGGCATATTGAGAACATTTTATTATGATCAAAAAGGGAACAACATATCGCATTGGTTTTCCAGCGAAGGCGACAGTCTAACCATACTTTCCAGTTTGATAAAAGAAGAGCCCTCGCATTATGGCATCCAAGCTTTGGAAGACTGCGAGATTATAATGCTCAATAAAAAAATTCTTGAGCGAATACAGTCAGAAAGCCCAGAATTCAATCGATTCTTGCAAGACTACTTGATAGACGCGGCGATAAATATCGCTGATCGATTGGTGGACATACAAATCCGCAGCGCGAAAGAAAGATATGACAAACTACTTGAAACGCATCCGGATATTCTCCAAAGAGTCAATCTTGGTCATATCGCCAGCTATTTGGGCATCACGCAACAAAGCTTGAGTCGAATACGATCACAACATTGA
- a CDS encoding AAA family ATPase translates to MQAIIFIGIQASGKSTYYKTNFFNSHIRISMDLLNTRNKENKFLDTCFLTQSRFVVDNTNPTIEERKKYIALAKENKYEVIAYYFESSIESAIERNNLRTGKEKIPEIGIRGCYKKLEPPAKSEGFDKIYRVTASNNEFIIEECKDEI, encoded by the coding sequence ATGCAAGCAATAATATTCATCGGAATTCAAGCTTCTGGCAAATCAACATATTACAAAACCAACTTTTTCAACAGCCATATTAGAATAAGCATGGATCTGCTGAACACCAGAAACAAAGAAAATAAGTTTTTAGACACCTGTTTTCTTACACAATCTCGCTTTGTAGTTGACAATACCAATCCGACTATTGAAGAAAGGAAAAAATACATAGCGCTCGCCAAAGAGAACAAATACGAAGTGATAGCCTATTATTTCGAATCTTCTATTGAAAGCGCAATCGAGAGAAACAACTTGAGAACAGGCAAAGAAAAAATTCCCGAAATAGGAATAAGAGGATGCTACAAAAAACTGGAACCACCTGCAAAAAGCGAAGGTTTCGACAAGATTTATCGTGTGACAGCATCTAATAATGAATTTATAATTGAGGAGTGTAAAGATGAAATTTGA
- the lodA gene encoding CTQ-dependent lysine 6-oxidase LodA — translation MKFKISPSVGVARLGNSTTEFYLAPEEIGGLPFDCDEFGNKQGVVTTFKDELGRVKRQGQVFKVFDENGVEITMDSPGIKTMEWTVHLANKKAAWYEYSELQGNLLFGEENSYENQKVPLRNETAANRQELIIDPGPRSLSGKNETIEFDKESVPETYKKASFPSEDPKYGSAITTLGSLKTDNDGRLIVIGAYGNAGGDEELESYGGADTWHDDIADGPVYCTISFDDDNEPDVTIQAWAIVGSPDYAPEIVNISTLSDTMFDVGVRAFDLVPDMFSNGKYNDAFRANYHRDILPIIKRIGAYQWVANVQSMTAFTSNIFDFSDNSTDNLANRQNYFAYFRALNDKAKMMLPSDPENPQPQEVLFKTATVGGQENYLPMMPMNSGSNSVSNILIEKFLALNETQFFLLGQWAEGKFDKDPQVKGYPNVDPMDEASVGNCVGLPMCPGIEVTWSLQNPIVFSNAFTIYDQKGINGFNTVGLDPGRDECEGGGCQPGDLTKRMACPWQADFFNCTLQLVNFTDPNVNKVEDSSGRYPKPPTYYSYWWPPQSPWDVLSGELTVEGQAESHLPAGQQVNYARGINSFVQMVEHWSALAFIRNNNSHDQNFPFFTEVERNHEIFSYKDVPVGDITGNEEDNGVEIPVFYIDDKVNIKAKNARGAMFFKAMEQRVFKKISVVKTPRSVKPRSGTRTRR, via the coding sequence ATGAAATTTAAGATCAGTCCGTCGGTAGGTGTTGCTCGTTTGGGCAATAGCACGACAGAGTTTTATCTGGCTCCTGAAGAAATCGGAGGCCTTCCATTTGATTGTGATGAATTTGGGAATAAGCAGGGAGTTGTAACAACGTTTAAAGATGAACTTGGCCGAGTGAAACGCCAAGGCCAGGTATTTAAAGTTTTTGATGAGAACGGCGTTGAGATAACGATGGATTCTCCGGGTATCAAAACAATGGAATGGACGGTTCACTTGGCGAATAAAAAAGCCGCGTGGTACGAGTATTCCGAGCTTCAAGGGAATTTGCTCTTCGGGGAGGAAAATAGCTACGAGAACCAAAAAGTGCCTTTAAGAAACGAGACAGCGGCCAATCGTCAAGAACTTATCATTGATCCGGGCCCTCGCTCATTGAGCGGAAAAAATGAAACGATAGAATTCGACAAGGAGAGTGTTCCGGAAACGTATAAAAAAGCTTCTTTCCCTTCGGAAGATCCCAAATATGGATCGGCGATCACTACATTGGGCTCGTTGAAAACGGATAATGATGGCAGATTGATTGTGATCGGAGCGTATGGCAATGCCGGAGGCGATGAAGAATTGGAAAGTTATGGAGGCGCGGATACTTGGCATGATGATATTGCTGACGGTCCGGTATACTGCACGATTTCTTTTGATGATGATAATGAGCCTGATGTGACTATTCAAGCTTGGGCGATTGTGGGGTCTCCTGACTATGCTCCCGAGATTGTCAACATTTCGACCTTGAGTGATACAATGTTTGATGTTGGAGTGAGAGCTTTTGATCTTGTGCCTGACATGTTCAGCAATGGCAAATACAATGATGCTTTTAGAGCGAATTATCATAGAGATATTTTGCCGATCATAAAGAGAATTGGAGCGTATCAATGGGTTGCCAATGTGCAGTCCATGACGGCTTTTACTTCCAATATCTTTGACTTTTCGGACAACAGCACGGACAATCTTGCCAACAGGCAAAACTATTTCGCTTACTTCAGAGCTCTGAATGACAAGGCGAAAATGATGCTTCCTTCGGACCCTGAGAATCCTCAGCCTCAGGAAGTGCTTTTTAAAACCGCTACAGTAGGTGGGCAAGAGAATTATCTGCCGATGATGCCAATGAATTCCGGCAGCAATTCGGTAAGCAATATCTTGATCGAAAAATTCTTGGCGCTTAACGAGACGCAGTTTTTCTTGTTGGGCCAATGGGCTGAAGGGAAATTTGACAAAGATCCTCAAGTGAAGGGTTATCCGAATGTTGACCCAATGGATGAGGCGAGCGTAGGCAATTGCGTAGGTTTGCCTATGTGTCCGGGGATTGAAGTAACATGGAGCCTTCAAAATCCAATTGTATTTTCCAATGCTTTCACTATTTACGATCAAAAAGGGATCAATGGCTTTAATACAGTTGGCTTGGATCCGGGACGTGACGAATGCGAGGGTGGAGGTTGCCAGCCGGGTGATTTGACCAAAAGAATGGCTTGCCCATGGCAGGCGGATTTTTTCAACTGCACGCTTCAATTGGTGAATTTCACGGATCCTAATGTGAACAAAGTCGAGGATAGTTCGGGCAGGTATCCTAAACCTCCAACGTATTATAGCTATTGGTGGCCACCGCAAAGCCCTTGGGATGTGCTTTCGGGAGAGTTGACTGTGGAAGGTCAGGCAGAGTCTCATTTGCCGGCGGGGCAACAGGTGAATTATGCTCGCGGTATCAATAGCTTTGTGCAGATGGTAGAGCATTGGTCGGCATTGGCTTTTATCAGGAATAATAATTCTCATGATCAAAACTTTCCGTTCTTTACCGAAGTAGAGCGTAATCATGAGATTTTTTCTTACAAAGATGTACCTGTTGGAGACATCACTGGAAATGAAGAAGACAATGGCGTTGAAATCCCTGTGTTCTATATAGATGATAAAGTGAATATCAAAGCCAAAAATGCCAGAGGCGCGATGTTCTTTAAAGCTATGGAGCAGAGAGTGTTCAAAAAGATATCAGTAGTTAAAACTCCTCGATCAGTGAAGCCACGTTCGGGAACGCGTACTCGCAGGTAA
- a CDS encoding macro domain-containing protein, producing the protein MKLYLVDLNTKLTDAWKKVFKEIKDVEIKNQSIFDLSCDAIVSPANSFGFMNGGIDFAISKNLGWHIEKRLQQKIRKNYYGELLVGQATIVETDHSQYPYLISAPTMRTPMTILRSPNIYLATKAILSLLKHGVFEDGTPIKNRINTIAVPGLGTGIGQVPPLVCARQMRIAWEDVMHEKYKSLEGWEELRSNYAYFFTHDEKDLHYDIP; encoded by the coding sequence ATGAAATTATACTTAGTAGATTTAAACACTAAACTTACCGATGCTTGGAAAAAAGTATTCAAAGAAATTAAAGATGTAGAGATTAAAAACCAATCAATTTTCGACCTATCATGCGATGCCATCGTAAGCCCTGCCAATAGTTTTGGATTTATGAACGGAGGAATTGATTTCGCTATCTCCAAAAATCTGGGATGGCACATCGAAAAAAGGCTTCAACAAAAAATAAGGAAAAATTACTATGGAGAGCTTCTAGTCGGGCAAGCTACAATCGTCGAAACAGACCATTCGCAATATCCATATTTGATTTCCGCGCCAACCATGAGAACTCCCATGACAATATTGCGTTCTCCCAACATCTACTTGGCTACCAAAGCTATTTTATCACTGTTAAAGCATGGCGTATTTGAAGACGGCACACCTATCAAAAATCGCATCAACACTATCGCGGTACCCGGTCTTGGAACAGGCATTGGCCAAGTGCCTCCATTAGTATGCGCAAGACAAATGAGAATCGCTTGGGAAGATGTCATGCATGAAAAATATAAATCACTGGAAGGCTGGGAAGAACTTCGATCAAACTACGCCTATTTTTTCACTCACGATGAAAAAGACCTGCATTATGATATTCCTTAG